The sequence TTCCCCGTGTCAGGCCAGCTGCCGTTCCAGGTGGCGGCTCAGCTCCGACACGGCGTTGCAGGCGCCTATTTCGTGAGTGGGGTGCAGAACCGTTCACGCTAGCCAGTCGAAGTTGATCCGTCAAATAGGGCAAGAGAGGCAGTTGCGAAAATGCTGTCTACCCTTCGAGAAATACCTTTCGGGGTAGGTTTCCGCTGCGCTTGGCGCAATCGCTGGGGTTTGGAGCTCCTTTCGTCCAGGGCGTAGCGTAGGGCGCAGGCAGGGAGGGCGCGGGCGATGTTGCTTGGGCTCTGGCCCTGCGCATGGAGGAGTTATGCGCAGCATTCTTCTGATCGTGTGTCTTACGCTCTCGATGAGCTTCGTTGGATTCACCGCGGCGGCGGAGGTGCCGTCCGGTGGGGTGAAGGCTGGACCGGCCTGGGTGAGCGAGCTTGGTGAGGTGGTGCTTGGCTTTGTGAAGGGGTGGTTTGCTGAGGGATCCAATTCATCGACTCAGCTCGATTCCGGAGGGACTACGGACGGTGGTCCAGCTCTTGAGCCGGACGGTTTGCTGGGCGGCCCGGGGACTGAGCCGGATGGATTGCTCGGTGGCCCTACCTTGGAGCCGGATGGCCGGAGCGCTGGCCCGGGGCTTGAGCCCGATGGGGCGTTTGCCGGTCCGACTCTCGAGCCCGATGGGAGGTGAGTTGGCGAGGGCAGGGTTCTGAGATTCCTTCGGTCTCATCCTGAGAAAGCCTGACCTGGAGGCTTAGGCGGCTTTCGAAGAGAGTCGCAGTTGTCTCCAGGTCTTGGGCTTTTTTCGCTCACCCTCGATGCGGGTGGTCACCCGCTCGATGAGGGCGAGCGAGAGCCCCTCTTTGCCCGCTCGCAGCAGCTCGGCGATGGCTCGGGATACGATGCGGTTCTTCTTCAGCGGTTCGAGCAGGGCAACCATCGAGTGGGCGGTGGTGAAAGCCTCTGAGCAGCGGCCCGCTCGGAGGTACGTGGCCACTAGGTCACAGGTCGCGAGAGCCGCCTCTCCCGGATGGAGGTCATGCAGGATCCGGATTGCTTTGGAGAGCGTTGTGATCGCGGCCTCGACTTCCCCGAGATCGGCCTGGATCCGACCGGCCAACCATAAGAACTTGGCTCGATCTCGCTTCTCTTTGTCTGGCGCTTCCGAAGCTGCAATCTTGATGTATCTCAGCGCGGTTTCTAGGTCCCCCTGTTGCTGGGCGACCAGGCCAAGACAGTGGTGTGCCGTGCAACGGTACCTTTGTTCTTCGCTAGGGAGGTAGTTCAAGGCTAGCTCTAAGCATCGCTTAGAAGAGTCGTTTCGGTTGAGGTACAGGTACCACATGCCCTGTTCGACCCAGCCCTTGGCACTCCCTACCTCGTCGCCAGCCTGTAAGAGCAGCAGCGTCGCCTTCTCCGCGGCCCGAACCGCTTCCGGAAGCTCTGTCCTCTCCATCAGCACATAGGAGTACCGCCGTAGCAGATGCCCGTGAGAGAGGATGTCGCCACTTCGGGCCGTCTCTCGCAGGCCCAGCTGTAGCCAATGTGCCGCTTCGTCCAGCCGGAGGAGGAGTCGGAGCGCCGAACCGATGACGCCGCAGAGCATGGGGAGCAGCTCGAGCTCCACGTGCTCGACCGCCATCAGCGCAAGCTGGAAGGCCTTCTCCGGCTCCGTGCGCCTCCGCTCGTCCAAGCTTTCGAGCAGTGCTTTCCCGACGCCTGTGCCCGGGATCTGCTCGCGGAACCGCTTCTTCGCTACGGCCACCAGCTCCGGAGCCGGCCCTTGGGGGCGGTCGAAGTGCAGAGTGTCGTCATCGTCCAGATGGCGCCGAATGAACAAGACCGGGTCCAGGCCCAGGTGGTCGAGAGCAGCCAGGAAGCAGTGGAGGTTCAGATTCCCACTGTTGGCGTGGTAGAGCCACCAGCCGGTGCTTTGCCCTAAAGCCTGCTCCAACTTCGAGATAGCCCCCCGCCCCCGGCTCCGGATCTCCCGATCCAGCGCCTCGACCAGACTCCTACTGATCTCCCTCTGAAGAGATTTCAAAATCCGCGCTCCTGCTCGTGTCGTCTAGTGAAAGAGACCCCAAGTCTACACGGAAAGTGCTCCAAGTCGAAACTTCTTGAATGACTGTGGCTCGCTGCGCGTTTCGATGAGCACGTGGCGCATTGGTGGAGGAAACTTCGGGGTGGGGTGGGTGCGATGGACACATTGTCTGCGAGCGGGGGAGGGGCTTGGGGATTCCTCCTTACTAGGGACCGGCCGGCAGTCTGCCAATCGAAGGAGGCTGGCTGGAGTCTGGTCGGGGTGGAATTGGGCTCTGCGGACGGGACAACTA comes from Acidobacteriota bacterium and encodes:
- a CDS encoding tetratricopeptide repeat protein, whose protein sequence is MKSLQREISRSLVEALDREIRSRGRGAISKLEQALGQSTGWWLYHANSGNLNLHCFLAALDHLGLDPVLFIRRHLDDDDTLHFDRPQGPAPELVAVAKKRFREQIPGTGVGKALLESLDERRRTEPEKAFQLALMAVEHVELELLPMLCGVIGSALRLLLRLDEAAHWLQLGLRETARSGDILSHGHLLRRYSYVLMERTELPEAVRAAEKATLLLLQAGDEVGSAKGWVEQGMWYLYLNRNDSSKRCLELALNYLPSEEQRYRCTAHHCLGLVAQQQGDLETALRYIKIAASEAPDKEKRDRAKFLWLAGRIQADLGEVEAAITTLSKAIRILHDLHPGEAALATCDLVATYLRAGRCSEAFTTAHSMVALLEPLKKNRIVSRAIAELLRAGKEGLSLALIERVTTRIEGERKKPKTWRQLRLSSKAA